In the Nitrosopumilus cobalaminigenes genome, GCAATGATTAAGGATTTACTACTTGCATCTGATATGATCATGTCTTTGTATTCTGTACTTTGCCCTCCGTGAATGGAATACACTCCCACTTTGTCACCTAGTTTGCATTTCTGAACTAAATCTGCAATTTTTGAAACCTGATCATCAATTAGTGCATTTAGTGGGTATACTAGTAATGTGAATACTCCTGGTGTCACCTTTTCTGAAATTTTCTGCAAAATTGGTATGGCAAATGCCTCTGTCTTTCCAGATCCTGTTGGTGCTGAAATAATTGTATTATTTCCTTTTAGAACTTCTCGAATTGACTCTTCTTGAAATGGTAGAACTCCTGTGAACCCATATTTTGCTAATCCTTTTAGAATATTTTCTGATAAAACATCTTTTAGTGAATCAATTGGAATTTTTTCTGCTTCTGGCGCAATTAACCTTTCATAGTGAATTAATGCAAGTGACTCTTCTTTGTGACCTTGAATGATTTCTCGAATAATACTGTCGTTGTCAATTAATGATTTTGGAATTTTATTTATATCAAATAGAATGCTTTCTGGAATTGGAATACTCGGTGTCGGATCTTTTACTTTTGGTTTTGAATACTTTTTAATCTCATCTGGGAAGTATTCTCCGCCTTCTGTGGGTCCGTCACATCTGTGTGGTTCATCTGTTCTTGAATCAATTGGAATGAATTTCCCACTGTCTGATTTGAAACCTTCATCCCAGTAAATTTCTGCACCGCAACCTTTGGAGCATTGCTTTGTTCTTCCAGAATAGTTTACTCCATATGTTGGGGCTTTGATTTGGATTTTTTCAGGGTTACATTTGGGACAAACCCATGGTCCTCCAACGTCTTCATAACTTTGTACCAGTCTAGAATCACAGTTAGAACAAAACTTCATGAATAAGATTTGAGGTAAATTTACCATTAATGAACATATGAGACTGTGTTATTACCCAAGAGTTGACTGGTTTTATCAAACACACTTAAGAATCTGTTATGTACAATCTAACTATGGGATGGAAAAAGACCTTGAGTAAATTTTGTGTTATGAAAAAGGTTAGAGACAAGGCAAACGAGCCTGAAGAAGATTAATTCTTTTAAAAAATTATTAATCAAACGTTTGAAATTTGATTATGCCTTTAGACAAAATGCCTGATTCTGAAGAGTTTGTACTTACTCATGAATCTACGGTTTTACACACTCAAGGCGTGCCTGTAGCGTGCATTATTGATAAAAATGGATTAGAATCTAGTTATCAATCCCTCCCAAATGATCTTTCTTTGAAGGCTGGTCTTACTGGATTTTTGAATAAACATGATGATTTGGGATTACTTATGGGATTCAAACTGCAAATCAAAACTGATTCAGAATTTTTTGAATACACTGTGTATCCGAATGATGAGTTTATTGACACTGTAATTTTCAATGAATCTATTTCTATTATTGATGAAAAAATGAAAAACTTGTTTACATTAAGAAAAATCGTAACGGATCAATTTGTAAAAACTAGATCCGAGTTTGATAAATTTAAAAAAATGATTTCTTGATCTGTCTTTTCCAAATCATTCAATAACTACGATTCTATGCAATTTTTAGTGACAAACTTTACTCAGATGTTAAAGGCCCGAGAACCTGAATTGTTAGATAGAGAAGATGGCCATTGGTATGAAACAAAATTTGACAAAGTTTACCCTTCAATTAGTACCATTTTGTCTGCCACTGCACCAGAACATAAGAAAAATGGATTGGCCCGATGGAAAGAAAATGAACCTGCTCATGAATACATTACAAAACAAGCACAAGATATTGGAACTCAATCCCATAAAATGATTGAAGATTATTTGAGTAATAGTTTGGCTATGGACGAATTTGATTTATTGCCAATTGCCCACTTTAACAATCTGAAACCTTTTCTTGAAAATATAACAAATGTTACCTGTATTGAACAGAGAATGTATTCAGATAAACTAAAGGTTGCAGGTACTAGTGACTTGATTGCTGAATATAATGGGGAATTATCTATTATAGATTACAAAACAAAAAGAAAACCTCAGGTTGATGAATACATGTATGAGTACTATTTACAAACTACCTGCTATGCCCACATGTTCGAGGAAGTCACAGGACAAAAAATCAATCAGGTGGTAATTCTAGTTAGTAGTGAGAAAAATACTAGGCAGGAATTTATCAAAACCTGTGATGCTTATGTTGAGCCTATGA is a window encoding:
- a CDS encoding PD-(D/E)XK nuclease family protein, which encodes MQFLVTNFTQMLKAREPELLDREDGHWYETKFDKVYPSISTILSATAPEHKKNGLARWKENEPAHEYITKQAQDIGTQSHKMIEDYLSNSLAMDEFDLLPIAHFNNLKPFLENITNVTCIEQRMYSDKLKVAGTSDLIAEYNGELSIIDYKTKRKPQVDEYMYEYYLQTTCYAHMFEEVTGQKINQVVILVSSEKNTRQEFIKTCDAYVEPMMERVEKYYLNNLE